The DNA segment GTGATAACGAGTGTCTACGGACACGAAGTAACCGATACCACGCTTCCAGGAAAAGCCACTAAGCTTCAGTTGAATCAGAACCGTACCGCAAACCGACACAGGTGGGCAGGATGAGAATTCTAAGGCGCTTGAGAGAACTCGGGAGAAGGAACTCGGCAAATTGATACCGTAACTTCGGGAGAAGGTATACCCTCTAATGTTAAGGACTTGCTCCGTAAGCATAGGAGGGTCGCAGAGAATCGGTGGCTGCGACTGTTTATTAAAAACACAGCACTCTGCTAACACGAAAGTGGACGTATAGGGTGTGACGCCTGCCCGGTGCTGGAAGGTTAATTGAAGATGTTAGCGCATCGGATCGAAGCCCCAGTAAACGGCGGCCGTAACTATAACGGTCCTAAGGTAGCGAAATTCCTTGTCGGGTAAGTTCCGACCCGCACGAATGGCGTAACGATGGCCACACTGTCTCCTCCCGAGACTCAGCGAAGTTGAAGTGGTTGTGAAGATGCAATCTACCCGCTGCTAGACGGAAAGACCCCGTGAACCTTTACTGTAGCTTTGCATTGGACTTTGAAGTCACTTGTGTAGGATAGGTGGGAGGCTTAGAAGCAGGAACGCCAGTTCTTGTGGAGCCGTCCTTGAAATACCACCCTGGTGACTTTGAGGTTCTAACCCAGACCCGTAATCCGGGTCGGGGACCGTGCATGGTAGGCAGTTTGACTGGGGCGGTCTCCTCCCAAAGAGTAACGGAGGAGTTCGAAGGTTACCTAGGTCCGGTCGGAAATCGGACTGATAGTGCAATGGCAAAAGGTAGCTTAACTGCGAGACCGACAAGTCGAGCAGGTGCGAAAGCAGGACATAGTGATCCGGTGGTTCTGAATGGAAGGGCCATCGCTCAACGGATAAAAGGTACTCCGGGGATAACAGGCTGATTCCGCCCAAGAGTCCATATCGACGGCGGAGTTTGGCACCTCGATGTCGGCTCATCACATCCTGGGGCTGTAGTCGGTCCCAAGGGTATGGCTGTTCGCCATTTAAAGTGGTACGTGAGCTGGGTTTAAAACGTCGTGAGACAGTTTGGTCCCTATCTGCAGTGGGCGTTGGAAGTTTGACGGGGGCTGCTCCTAGTACGAGAGGACCGGAGTGGACGAACCTCTGGTGTACCGGTTGTGACGCCAGTCGCATCGCCGGGTAGCTAAGTTCGGAAGAGATAAGCGCTGAAAGCATCTAAGCGCGAAACTCGCCTGAAGATGAGACTTCCCTGAGGATTTAATCCTCCTAAAGAGCCGTTCGAGACCAGGACGTTGATAGGTCGGGTGTGGAAGCGCGGTAACGCGTGAAGCTGACCGATACTAATTGCTCGTGAGGCTTGACTCTATCATTTGAAGGACTTTGTATCCTTTGATGACAAAGCCTACATAGGACTTGTTCCGATATATTTCATCACAGTTGATTGCGGTTGGACAGGCAGATGCCTTCCGACCCCGGCTTTACCGATTTGACAGTTTTAGTCTGGCGGCCATAGCGGTTTGGTCCCACTCCTTCCCATCCCGAACAGGACAGTGAAACGAACCAGCGCCGATGATAGTGTGGATTCCCATGTGAAAGTAGGTCACTGCCAGGCACTTATTGCAAACCCCGCCCTTTAACGGCGGGGTTTTTGTTTGCGTGCAGGGACGGAAGCAAACCGGGGTCGGTGAGACAGGCTTGCCTGATACGGGTTTCTTGATTATGATGGCTTTCGTTTTTTTATTTTGATTGAAAGGTGAGTGATGAATCTGAAAAAATCTTTGTTCGGTCTTTTGGCGTATGCCGCAGCGGCTTTGGTTTCGGCTGCAGTCAACATCAATACGGCCACAGCGGAGGAGTTGAAGGCCCTGCCGGGTATCGGTCAGGCGAAGGCGCAGGCGATTGTGGATTACCGTAAGGAAAACGGTGCGTTCAAATCGGTGGACGATTTGAAAAAGGTCAAAGGAATAGGCGACGGTATTTTGGGCAAATTGAAGGATCAGGCAACGGTTGGTGCGGCTCCCGCCGCCAAACCGGCAAAACCGGCACAGGCCGCCGTCCCGGCCGCCAAAAAACCGTAAAAGCGCATAACACCATACCGTAAAGACAAAACCGGCCGGCAGACCAAATACTGCCGGCCGGTTTTACTGCGCCTCCAACCTGCCCCGTAATCCGGCACAACGGCCTGCCGGCACCCCGTCAAAGAAGTTGCTCTATCGGAAGTAAGGAAAGTATGTTGCTGAAAAAGCGTTTCCACAATCCCGCATCTGGCTCTTGTGTCAGAATTTCTTCAGGATGGTCTGGGTCTTGCCAGCGAAGGCGGCCTTTGGGATCAAGGATGACTTTATAGGCGTATTCCGGTGCCATTTGCCGTAGATCCCGCCGCATATCGGCTGCGATTTTCTGTCCGTCAAGAACCATGCCCATTTCGGTATTGAGTCGGGCTGAGCGTGGATCGAAGTTGAGTGAACCGATAAAGACGCGCTTATCGTCGACAACAAAAGTTTTGGCATGTAGACTGGTGGCGGAACTACCGGTAAGTCCTTTGTCTTTTGCTTTCGGCGGTGCGAAATCAGGCTTTACTTCGTAAAGCTCTACCCCTGCTTTAAGCAGTTTTTTTCGGTAACGGGCGTAACCGGAATGTACGGCAGCTACGTCGGTGGCACGCAGCGAGTTGGTAAGGACGGTTACTCTTACGCCTTTGGCAGTGATGCTGCGCAAAGCCTCCATACCCCATTTGCTGGGAACGAAGTAGGGGGAAACGATGAACAAATCCTGTTGTGGCTCTCCAAGCGTTTCGAGAAGTTTGTCGGCAACAGAGGGTTTTTCCTTGCTTCGTGAAAGGCCTTTGGATGGGTCGTCGCTGACGAGCTGTGCTTCGGTGTAGAGCCAGGGGATATTGCCGGCAGCTACGGAGGCAGCCAGTGGGGAGCTATTCAGGTCGTCTAAATAGCTTTCCCGCACCAATGCGTCTTTTTTGCGCGACTGTCTGATTTTCAGACGGCCTTTTTCTGCATCGGCGCGCTTGGCAACGGCAGAAAACGGGTAGCTTGACCCGCTTGCCCAGTAGCGGTCGAAATCGCGCGATATATCGCCTACTACTGCTCCTTTTGCCAGCACGTCCAAATCGGCAAAGCCCGTTTTGGTGGAGACATTGAAATACTCGTCGCCGATGTTGCGGCCGCCGACAATGGTGTAACGGTTGTCCGCGGTCAGGGATTTGTTATGCATACGGCGGTTAAGGCGTGGGAAGTCGGTCAGATAACCCAAAGCGCGGAATTTTCGGTGTATGAACGG comes from the Kingella potus genome and includes:
- a CDS encoding ComEA family DNA-binding protein; this encodes MNLKKSLFGLLAYAAAALVSAAVNINTATAEELKALPGIGQAKAQAIVDYRKENGAFKSVDDLKKVKGIGDGILGKLKDQATVGAAPAAKPAKPAQAAVPAAKKP
- a CDS encoding phospholipase D family protein is translated as MKLPKSLLFSCSTVLLGACQSLPDLSQRSVSTYIDTESSPRLEAALPSDRPSEKEAGQTGVYLLADPHDAFVARAILISHADHTLDIAYYIWHDDVSGKILFQMLQQAARRGVRVRLLLDDNNTRGMDDTLAALDAEPNIEIRLFNPFIHRKFRALGYLTDFPRLNRRMHNKSLTADNRYTIVGGRNIGDEYFNVSTKTGFADLDVLAKGAVVGDISRDFDRYWASGSSYPFSAVAKRADAEKGRLKIRQSRKKDALVRESYLDDLNSSPLAASVAAGNIPWLYTEAQLVSDDPSKGLSRSKEKPSVADKLLETLGEPQQDLFIVSPYFVPSKWGMEALRSITAKGVRVTVLTNSLRATDVAAVHSGYARYRKKLLKAGVELYEVKPDFAPPKAKDKGLTGSSATSLHAKTFVVDDKRVFIGSLNFDPRSARLNTEMGMVLDGQKIAADMRRDLRQMAPEYAYKVILDPKGRLRWQDPDHPEEILTQEPDAGLWKRFFSNILSLLPIEQLL